From the genome of Sphingomonas sp. HMP6, one region includes:
- the serB gene encoding phosphoserine phosphatase SerB yields MFIATLIASDSLSAGDISAAMDRLEAAGCAPSVHGWIDTDKAADIFFGAAPDAARAALEGALGGIDVVVQAVAGREKKLLIADMDSTMITVECIDELADYAGIKPQIAAITEAAMRGELDFEGALDARVALLAGLEEAVIERCLAERVKIMAGAEVLIRTMRARGATAILVSGGFTRFAEPVAAQIGFHRAIANRLEIADGMLTGAVAKPIVGSDTKLQTLLAASLELGLLPEQTLAVGDGANDLAMIKAAGLGVAYHAKPIVAAAAAARIDHGDLSALLYAQGIPRGEWVLG; encoded by the coding sequence ATGTTCATTGCCACGCTGATAGCATCGGATTCCTTGAGCGCAGGCGATATTTCGGCGGCAATGGATCGGCTGGAGGCGGCGGGTTGCGCACCGAGCGTCCACGGTTGGATCGACACGGACAAGGCCGCGGACATCTTTTTCGGCGCCGCTCCGGACGCGGCTCGCGCTGCACTGGAAGGCGCATTGGGAGGGATCGACGTCGTCGTGCAAGCGGTCGCCGGACGCGAGAAGAAGCTGCTGATCGCCGACATGGATTCGACGATGATCACGGTCGAGTGCATCGACGAGCTCGCCGATTATGCCGGGATCAAGCCGCAGATCGCCGCGATTACCGAGGCCGCGATGCGCGGCGAGCTCGATTTCGAGGGCGCGCTTGATGCGCGGGTGGCGCTGCTCGCCGGGCTTGAGGAGGCCGTGATCGAGCGCTGCCTGGCCGAGCGAGTCAAGATCATGGCCGGTGCTGAGGTGTTGATCCGCACGATGCGCGCGCGGGGTGCTACCGCCATTCTTGTGTCCGGCGGCTTCACGCGCTTTGCCGAGCCGGTCGCGGCGCAGATCGGCTTCCACCGCGCGATCGCCAACCGACTGGAGATCGCCGACGGCATGCTGACAGGCGCGGTCGCCAAGCCGATCGTCGGTTCCGACACCAAATTGCAGACGTTGCTTGCGGCGAGCCTGGAACTCGGGCTGTTGCCCGAGCAGACGCTCGCGGTCGGCGACGGCGCGAACGATCTGGCGATGATCAAGGCCGCTGGGCTCGGCGTCGCCTATCACGCAAAACCGATCGTCGCCGCCGCCGCCGCCGCGCGGATCGATCATGGCGATCTGTCGGCGTTGCTCTACGCGCAGGGCATTCCGCGGGGGGAGTGGGTGCTGGGCTAG
- a CDS encoding SPOR domain-containing protein, with product MAVAPALADVKQGVDAYGRGEYRKAIEEWRPAANAGDADAQFNLGQAYTLGRGVPVDIAMAASWFRKAALQGHFEAEAKLGLVLFDQGKRSEAAPWLEKAAKRGEPRAELVLGTMLFNGDGVEKDWPRAYAFLVRSAAAGMPNASEVQAKMDTMIPTDQRQRGLELARQYEADAQRPQLPSEMSGQGSVASIRGTDLPPSNYDPSVERKPEVVAMRPERPTSTPRAAPPTVAAVRTPAPGPVASGRGGWRLQLGAFGDPGNARKLGGQVAGRFPGASVTYVKVGALTRVMVGPYGSRAAAVAACDSVKPCVPVNE from the coding sequence ATGGCAGTCGCGCCTGCGCTTGCGGATGTGAAGCAGGGCGTCGATGCCTATGGCCGCGGCGAATATCGCAAGGCGATCGAGGAATGGCGCCCTGCGGCGAATGCCGGCGACGCCGATGCGCAATTCAACCTCGGACAGGCCTATACGCTCGGGCGCGGCGTACCGGTCGATATCGCGATGGCCGCGAGCTGGTTCCGCAAGGCGGCGTTGCAGGGCCATTTCGAGGCCGAGGCGAAATTGGGCCTGGTGCTGTTCGATCAGGGCAAGCGCAGCGAAGCCGCACCGTGGCTGGAGAAAGCCGCGAAACGGGGCGAACCGCGCGCCGAACTGGTGCTCGGCACCATGCTGTTCAACGGCGACGGGGTGGAGAAGGATTGGCCGCGCGCCTACGCGTTCCTCGTCCGCTCCGCCGCCGCCGGGATGCCCAACGCATCCGAAGTGCAAGCGAAGATGGACACGATGATCCCGACCGATCAGCGCCAGCGCGGGCTTGAGCTCGCGCGGCAATATGAGGCCGACGCGCAACGCCCACAATTGCCGTCCGAGATGTCAGGCCAGGGCAGCGTCGCATCGATCCGCGGGACCGATCTACCGCCGTCGAACTATGATCCGAGCGTTGAGCGCAAGCCCGAGGTCGTTGCGATGCGCCCCGAACGGCCCACATCCACACCGCGCGCCGCGCCACCGACGGTGGCCGCGGTGCGCACCCCTGCCCCCGGCCCGGTCGCCAGCGGCCGTGGTGGCTGGCGCTTGCAGCTCGGCGCCTTCGGAGACCCCGGCAATGCCCGCAAACTCGGTGGCCAGGTCGCCGGTCGCTTCCCCGGCGCGAGCGTGACGTATGTGAAAGTCGGCGCGCTCACCCGCGTCATGGTCGGACCGTACGGATCACGCGCGGCGGCGGTGGCAGCGTGCGACTCGGTCAAACCCTGCGTCCCGGTGAACGAGTGA
- a CDS encoding tetratricopeptide repeat protein encodes MKTRSAITFGPLTLGLSVLALVGTVGAVATSTIAAASAREQSRGEKKGAGEAKAAQIALSQRQIGSAIRHAEAAVAYQPQVVSYRMTLGQSYLKAGRFASARDAFADALTLDSGNGKAALDCALAQIATGDWAGARKTLDAHADTIAVADRGLAIALTGDPAAAVELLATAARAPDADATLRQNFALSLALAGRWREARTVVGVDLAPVDADKRILEWANFAQPKSASDQVASLLGVTPSMDPGRPVALALNTPQVATTAMAAAEPIDTYMPGKVEAAAPVEVAAVSEMQAAPVGPSIAGVVFAERKEVVQAIPVSARGVRKAVVARVALAKVAPAAVQPRVAAKGNFYVQLGAYENAGVAHDAWGRVTRRNAAFGGHTPQGMSVTAAGKTFYRLSVGGFARPDAVALCQTYRAKGGACFVRAGAGDQVAMWAKGRELASR; translated from the coding sequence ATGAAGACCCGGTCCGCCATCACTTTCGGCCCCCTCACGCTGGGCCTATCCGTTCTCGCACTCGTCGGCACGGTCGGTGCGGTTGCCACCTCGACGATCGCCGCGGCCAGCGCACGCGAGCAATCGCGCGGCGAAAAGAAGGGGGCAGGGGAAGCCAAGGCAGCGCAGATCGCGCTGTCGCAACGGCAGATCGGATCTGCAATCCGCCATGCCGAGGCCGCCGTCGCCTATCAGCCACAAGTCGTGTCGTACCGCATGACGCTGGGTCAAAGTTATCTCAAGGCCGGGCGCTTCGCCTCGGCGCGCGACGCGTTTGCCGATGCGCTGACGCTCGATTCGGGCAATGGCAAGGCCGCGCTCGATTGTGCGCTGGCGCAGATCGCGACGGGTGATTGGGCCGGAGCACGAAAGACGCTCGACGCGCATGCCGACACGATTGCGGTTGCCGACCGTGGCCTCGCGATCGCGCTGACCGGGGATCCGGCGGCGGCGGTCGAATTGCTCGCCACTGCCGCACGCGCCCCCGATGCCGATGCGACGCTGCGGCAGAATTTCGCGCTGAGCCTCGCGCTGGCGGGGCGCTGGCGTGAGGCGCGCACGGTGGTTGGGGTCGATCTCGCGCCGGTCGATGCCGACAAGCGCATTCTCGAATGGGCGAATTTTGCACAGCCGAAATCGGCATCGGATCAGGTCGCCAGCCTGCTTGGTGTGACGCCGTCGATGGATCCGGGCCGGCCGGTTGCGCTGGCGCTGAACACGCCGCAAGTCGCCACGACCGCGATGGCTGCGGCGGAGCCGATCGATACTTATATGCCCGGCAAGGTCGAGGCTGCTGCCCCGGTCGAAGTGGCCGCGGTATCCGAAATGCAGGCGGCGCCGGTCGGGCCGAGCATCGCCGGCGTGGTGTTTGCCGAGCGCAAGGAGGTCGTCCAGGCGATCCCGGTGTCTGCGCGCGGCGTGCGCAAGGCCGTCGTGGCGCGCGTTGCGCTCGCTAAGGTTGCGCCAGCCGCAGTGCAGCCGCGCGTGGCTGCAAAGGGGAATTTCTACGTCCAGCTCGGCGCTTATGAAAATGCCGGTGTCGCACACGATGCGTGGGGCCGGGTCACGCGGCGCAATGCTGCGTTCGGGGGGCACACACCGCAGGGCATGAGCGTCACGGCCGCGGGCAAGACCTTCTATCGTCTGTCGGTCGGCGGGTTCGCGCGTCCTGATGCGGTCGCCTTGTGCCAGACCTATCGCGCGAAGGGCGGGGCGTGCTTCGTTCGCGCAGGCGCGGGCGATCAGGTCGCGATGTGGGCCAAGGGCCGCGAACTCGCCTCGCGCTAA
- a CDS encoding aspartate carbamoyltransferase catalytic subunit yields the protein MQPSDHRPASLIPGRAVFPHRHLTGIDGLQPHEILFLLDEADGWVAANRTRAIADKRLGGLTVINAFFENSTRTLLSFEIAGKRLGADVVNMHAAQSSVKKGETLIDTAMTINAMRADAIVIRHMSSGAVRLIADKVDCPVLNAGDGQHEHPTQALLDALTIRRRRGRIEGQRVVICGDLLHSRVARSNILALTALAAEVRVCAPATLMPAGLERMGVTPFTDFDKALEGADVVMMLRLQTERMSGGFVPSNREFHLRYGLTLARLERAAPDALVMHPGPMNRGVEIDSNVADHARSAITEQVEMGVAVRMACLDVLTRRSRGVAGWA from the coding sequence ATGCAGCCCTCCGATCACCGCCCCGCCTCGCTCATCCCGGGCCGCGCTGTTTTTCCGCATCGGCACCTCACCGGCATCGACGGATTGCAGCCGCACGAAATTCTGTTCCTGCTCGATGAAGCCGATGGCTGGGTCGCGGCGAACCGGACGCGGGCGATCGCCGACAAGCGGCTCGGCGGGCTGACCGTGATCAACGCCTTTTTCGAAAATTCGACGCGGACGCTGCTGTCGTTCGAGATCGCGGGCAAGCGGCTAGGAGCCGACGTCGTCAACATGCACGCCGCACAAAGTTCGGTGAAGAAAGGCGAAACGCTGATCGACACGGCTATGACGATCAACGCGATGCGCGCCGATGCGATCGTCATCAGGCACATGAGCTCGGGCGCGGTACGGCTGATCGCCGACAAGGTCGATTGCCCGGTTCTGAATGCCGGCGACGGGCAGCATGAACACCCGACCCAAGCCCTGCTCGACGCGCTCACGATCCGCCGTCGGCGTGGCCGGATCGAGGGGCAGCGCGTGGTGATCTGCGGCGATCTGCTGCACAGCCGCGTGGCGCGCTCGAACATCCTGGCGCTCACAGCACTCGCCGCCGAAGTTCGCGTCTGTGCGCCCGCCACGCTGATGCCAGCGGGTCTCGAGCGGATGGGTGTTACCCCCTTCACCGATTTCGACAAGGCGCTGGAGGGGGCCGACGTGGTCATGATGCTGCGTTTGCAGACCGAGCGGATGAGCGGTGGCTTCGTCCCCTCGAACCGCGAATTCCATTTGCGCTACGGGCTGACGCTCGCCCGACTGGAACGCGCCGCGCCCGATGCGCTGGTGATGCACCCCGGACCGATGAACCGCGGGGTCGAAATCGATTCGAACGTCGCGGATCACGCGCGTTCGGCGATTACCGAGCAAGTCGAAATGGGCGTCGCGGTGCGAATGGCGTGCCTCGACGTGCTGACGCGCCGGTCGCGCGGCGTGGCGGGCTGGGCATGA
- a CDS encoding ParA family protein — MRVLAMASQKGGSGKTTLSGHLAVQAQLAGAGPVVLIDIDPQGSLSDWWNERSAEYPAFAQTTVARLSADLEVLRQQGFRLAMIDTPPAITMAIQSVIAVAELIVIPTRPSPHDLRAVGATVDLCERAGKPLLFVVNGATPKAKITSEAAVALSQHGTVAPITIHHRTDFAASMIDGRTVMECDGNSKSAQEVRDLWTYISDRLEKNFRRTVFAAPTAVNGYGAQRPSAGGGFGRRVVS; from the coding sequence ATGCGCGTTCTCGCGATGGCATCTCAAAAAGGCGGTTCGGGCAAGACAACCTTGTCCGGGCATCTGGCCGTGCAGGCACAGCTTGCAGGAGCAGGACCGGTCGTGCTGATCGATATCGATCCGCAAGGCTCGCTGTCAGATTGGTGGAATGAGCGGAGCGCGGAATATCCGGCGTTCGCGCAGACCACTGTCGCGCGGCTTTCCGCCGATCTGGAGGTGCTGCGCCAGCAGGGCTTCCGCCTGGCGATGATCGATACACCGCCCGCCATTACGATGGCGATCCAGAGCGTGATCGCCGTCGCCGAACTGATCGTCATCCCGACGCGCCCGAGCCCGCACGATCTGCGCGCGGTCGGCGCCACCGTCGATCTGTGCGAACGCGCGGGCAAACCGCTGCTGTTCGTCGTCAACGGCGCGACACCCAAGGCCAAGATCACCTCCGAAGCCGCTGTCGCTTTGTCGCAGCATGGCACGGTCGCACCGATCACGATCCACCATCGTACCGATTTCGCCGCATCGATGATCGATGGTCGAACCGTTATGGAGTGCGACGGCAACAGCAAATCGGCGCAGGAAGTGCGCGATCTGTGGACGTATATCTCCGACCGGCTCGAAAAGAATTTCCGCCGTACCGTGTTTGCCGCACCCACTGCGGTCAACGGATATGGCGCGCAGCGGCCTTCGGCAGGCGGTGGCTTCGGCCGCCGGGTGGTGAGCTGA
- a CDS encoding hemerythrin domain-containing protein, with protein MLDRLILSKEHAELEALAVKLLEEVEAAAPGKTLSALRWRLNHVLMVHLAKEDKVLYPYLQLLPETRALALRFEIEMGALAQTYLAYASSWPIERVEADWRGFGDATRTIMRALRRRILREERDLYPRITLISSAAA; from the coding sequence GTGCTGGATCGCCTAATTTTATCAAAAGAGCACGCAGAACTCGAAGCGTTGGCGGTGAAATTGCTCGAGGAGGTTGAAGCCGCCGCGCCGGGCAAGACTTTGTCGGCGCTACGCTGGCGGCTGAACCATGTCCTGATGGTTCACCTCGCGAAGGAAGATAAGGTTCTGTACCCCTATCTTCAGCTTCTCCCAGAAACGCGGGCCTTGGCACTGCGGTTTGAAATCGAGATGGGGGCACTTGCACAGACGTATCTCGCCTATGCATCGAGTTGGCCGATCGAGCGCGTCGAGGCGGATTGGCGCGGGTTCGGTGATGCAACGCGGACCATCATGCGCGCTCTACGCCGCCGGATTCTGCGCGAGGAGCGCGATCTGTATCCCCGGATCACGCTTATCTCTTCGGCCGCGGCTTAA
- a CDS encoding dihydroorotase, whose amino-acid sequence MSRMLALTDATLVCPVAGQSHGGVLVADDCIVATGVIEIPEGAEVIACNGALLAPAIVDLGVFAIDVPAFHAGGIVRVGLMPDQSPVLDDPGVVQRAALIGRPGLWIHPIAAATRGLAGKDLAEMAINRDAGARAIGTGAGWIADSGLMRKVLAYAGDLGLTVIAHAEDAGITAGAVATAGETATRMGLPSAPAVAEALAVARDLMLAEETGAALHIRQVTTAAGFDLVRAAKRRGVRVTCGITPAHLFLSDIAMSDFRTFAHLSPPLRSESDRQAAVAALADGTIDVLCSGHDPRGPEEKRLPFADSASGMAGAETLLALGLGLVRDETIDLQRLFALLAAHPARVLGVDAGTLTRGAPADLVLIDHDAPWQVNGERFHARAGNTPFDGLPVQGKVLRLFKGGTALPLPSRV is encoded by the coding sequence ATGAGCCGGATGCTGGCCTTGACCGACGCGACGTTGGTCTGCCCGGTGGCGGGCCAGTCGCACGGCGGCGTGCTGGTTGCGGACGACTGTATCGTCGCGACCGGCGTGATCGAAATTCCCGAAGGTGCCGAGGTGATCGCATGCAATGGCGCGCTGCTCGCGCCTGCCATCGTCGATCTCGGCGTGTTCGCGATCGACGTCCCCGCGTTCCATGCCGGCGGCATCGTCCGCGTCGGATTGATGCCCGATCAGTCACCCGTGCTTGACGATCCGGGCGTGGTACAGCGTGCCGCGCTGATCGGTCGCCCGGGGCTGTGGATCCACCCGATTGCCGCGGCAACGCGCGGACTGGCGGGCAAGGATCTCGCCGAAATGGCGATCAACCGCGATGCCGGCGCCCGCGCGATCGGCACCGGTGCCGGATGGATCGCCGATTCGGGGCTGATGCGCAAAGTGCTAGCGTATGCCGGGGACCTCGGGCTGACCGTCATCGCCCATGCCGAGGATGCCGGGATCACCGCAGGCGCCGTCGCGACCGCGGGCGAGACGGCAACGCGGATGGGCTTGCCATCGGCTCCAGCGGTCGCCGAGGCGCTCGCCGTCGCGCGCGACCTGATGCTGGCGGAGGAAACCGGCGCGGCCCTCCATATCCGCCAAGTCACGACGGCCGCTGGGTTTGATCTGGTCCGCGCGGCGAAACGGCGCGGCGTGCGGGTGACGTGCGGCATCACGCCCGCGCACCTTTTCCTATCCGACATCGCGATGAGCGACTTCCGCACCTTCGCGCATCTTTCGCCGCCGCTGCGCTCGGAAAGCGACCGCCAGGCCGCGGTCGCAGCACTGGCCGACGGGACAATCGACGTGCTCTGTTCTGGGCACGATCCGCGCGGGCCGGAGGAGAAGCGCTTGCCCTTCGCCGATTCGGCGTCGGGCATGGCCGGGGCGGAGACGCTGCTTGCGCTTGGGCTGGGACTGGTGCGCGACGAGACGATCGATCTGCAGCGGCTGTTCGCGTTGCTCGCGGCCCATCCGGCCAGGGTACTGGGCGTCGATGCGGGCACGCTAACGCGCGGCGCGCCCGCTGACCTGGTGCTGATCGATCACGACGCCCCGTGGCAAGTGAATGGCGAGCGTTTCCACGCCCGCGCCGGCAATACGCCCTTCGACGGGCTGCCGGTTCAGGGCAAGGTGCTACGCCTGTTTAAGGGCGGCACCGCTCTCCCCTTGCCGTCGCGGGTTTAG
- the miaA gene encoding tRNA (adenosine(37)-N6)-dimethylallyltransferase MiaA, translating into MPKVVLIAGPTASGKSALACAVAERHDGIVVNADSAQVYRDLRVLTARPAPEEEGRAPHRLFGHIDGAESYSAARWAYEARAEIDLAHAAGKLPVLVGGTGLYMRTLLDGIAPVPEIDPAIRAEVRALPVAEAHAALAQRDPDAAARLAPADTTRVARALEVVRSTGRTLHDWQAAKTGGIGDRITLAALILLPDRDWLMERCDARAAAMFAEGAPDEVRALLARTDITPSAPIRRAIGVPEIAALIAGESTKAQALALTSLATRQYAKRQYTWFRNQPPATWHRSDAIENTARIDQIATLLRG; encoded by the coding sequence CTGCCGAAAGTGGTGCTCATCGCAGGGCCGACCGCCAGCGGCAAGTCCGCGCTGGCTTGTGCCGTGGCGGAACGCCATGACGGCATCGTGGTTAACGCGGATTCGGCGCAAGTCTATCGCGACCTGCGCGTGCTCACCGCCCGTCCCGCTCCTGAAGAGGAAGGCCGTGCCCCGCACCGGCTGTTCGGCCATATCGACGGCGCGGAGAGCTATTCCGCCGCGCGTTGGGCGTACGAAGCGCGCGCCGAGATCGACCTCGCCCACGCCGCGGGAAAGCTGCCGGTTCTGGTCGGCGGCACCGGCCTCTATATGCGCACGCTGCTCGACGGCATCGCGCCCGTCCCCGAGATCGACCCGGCGATCCGCGCCGAGGTCCGCGCGCTCCCGGTGGCGGAGGCACACGCGGCGCTGGCCCAACGCGACCCGGACGCCGCAGCACGCCTCGCCCCCGCCGATACCACCCGCGTCGCCCGCGCGCTGGAGGTCGTGCGCTCAACCGGGCGGACGCTGCACGACTGGCAGGCGGCGAAAACCGGCGGAATCGGGGACCGCATCACCCTCGCCGCGCTCATTCTGTTGCCCGACCGCGACTGGCTGATGGAACGCTGCGACGCGCGCGCCGCCGCGATGTTTGCGGAAGGCGCGCCTGATGAAGTCCGCGCGCTCCTCGCCCGCACCGACATCACGCCTTCTGCACCGATCCGCCGCGCGATCGGGGTGCCCGAAATCGCCGCGCTGATCGCCGGAGAAAGCACCAAAGCCCAGGCGCTTGCCCTGACCAGCCTCGCAACACGCCAATACGCGAAACGCCAATATACGTGGTTCCGCAATCAACCGCCGGCCACCTGGCACCGCAGCGACGCGATAGAAAACACCGCTCGCATCGATCAAATAGCAACATTATTACGTGGTTAG